A window of the Pelagicoccus enzymogenes genome harbors these coding sequences:
- a CDS encoding DUF2834 domain-containing protein has protein sequence MEIHKNALGLTAGQRRVLLVVAVLAFLGPNGLYLYYAATQPELNAQALSNPVSLAFMIEAMMLLALFLWFVFKTTRSWAKVGLYLVLAFLGSLAFSLPFFLSRKR, from the coding sequence ATGGAAATTCATAAAAACGCGTTGGGATTAACGGCGGGGCAGCGGAGGGTGTTGTTGGTTGTAGCGGTGTTGGCGTTTTTGGGGCCGAACGGGCTCTACCTTTATTATGCGGCGACGCAGCCGGAGCTGAACGCCCAGGCGTTGAGCAATCCCGTCTCTCTGGCTTTCATGATCGAGGCCATGATGTTGCTGGCTTTGTTTCTGTGGTTTGTCTTCAAGACGACGCGATCCTGGGCCAAGGTGGGTCTTTATCTGGTCTTGGCCTTCTTGGGCAGCTTGGCTTTCAGCTTGCCGTTCTTTCTTTCGCGAAAGCGATAG
- a CDS encoding TetR/AcrR family transcriptional regulator, with the protein MARARTGDKDSKLVEAAISLFLERGVRGTTMQHIARRAGVAVGTVYLYYKDKGAIVRRVAFAFAEQHDAFAEGVLGTRRGPRRKLLDYILGFYDMWVPFGQNDQGAVELADAVLTHAPETPGIAQQKFLDTVAAILQEGKEGDWKVGNPQVEARWIALSTTAFFPLAGTPSEHPLRQSLGREELEGLLKWMLDKVEN; encoded by the coding sequence ATGGCGAGAGCTCGCACAGGGGACAAGGACAGCAAGCTGGTGGAGGCGGCGATCTCGCTGTTTCTGGAACGGGGCGTCCGAGGGACGACCATGCAGCATATCGCTCGGCGAGCCGGGGTGGCCGTGGGCACGGTGTATTTGTATTACAAGGACAAGGGGGCCATCGTGCGGCGGGTGGCTTTCGCCTTCGCGGAACAGCATGACGCTTTCGCAGAAGGGGTGCTGGGAACGCGCCGCGGTCCGCGGCGCAAGCTCTTGGACTACATCCTGGGCTTTTACGACATGTGGGTGCCCTTCGGGCAAAATGACCAAGGTGCAGTGGAGTTGGCGGACGCGGTGTTGACGCATGCCCCGGAAACTCCGGGCATCGCCCAGCAGAAGTTCTTGGATACGGTGGCGGCCATCCTGCAGGAAGGGAAGGAGGGGGACTGGAAGGTAGGCAACCCGCAGGTGGAAGCCCGTTGGATCGCCTTGAGCACGACGGCCTTTTTCCCGCTCGCCGGCACGCCCAGCGAGCACCCGCTGCGTCAGTCGCTGGGTCGTGAGGAGTTGGAGGGGTTGCTCAAGTGGATGCTCGACAAGGTGGAAAATTGA
- a CDS encoding ABC transporter ATP-binding protein, with the protein MSLDTSQSEEPAIWVENLERRFGSLNAVDGISFSVERGKVVGFIGANGAGKTTTMRILSTLDVPDAGQVRVMGYDVVSQAAEVRRSLGWMPDAFGKYKNLDVMEYLDFFARAYGLKGALRRQRLKEVSEFTELDQIARSPVFTLSKGQSQRLSLARTLLNDPAVLILDEPAAGLDPKARVELKRLVRLLASMGKTLFISSHILSELDEVCDSLLFIENGKILFQGKSDDLKGHSEERLLLEIETEGDPAALLAWLHSSPAVQVDRESGKTCFVSIDATTTSRKELLRDLIKDDLPIVGFRKTERKLEEAFIHHLKVAGERKVGS; encoded by the coding sequence ATGAGTTTGGATACGTCACAATCGGAAGAGCCAGCGATCTGGGTGGAGAACCTCGAACGCCGATTCGGATCCCTTAACGCGGTGGATGGGATTTCCTTTTCCGTAGAACGAGGCAAGGTGGTTGGCTTCATTGGAGCTAATGGCGCCGGAAAGACCACGACCATGCGCATCCTCTCGACCTTGGACGTGCCTGACGCAGGTCAGGTGCGGGTCATGGGTTACGATGTCGTTTCTCAGGCAGCCGAGGTCCGGCGCAGCCTAGGCTGGATGCCCGACGCTTTTGGCAAGTACAAGAATCTGGACGTGATGGAGTACCTGGACTTCTTCGCCCGTGCCTACGGCTTGAAGGGGGCATTGCGGCGGCAGCGCTTGAAGGAAGTGAGCGAGTTCACGGAATTGGACCAGATTGCGAGGAGCCCGGTTTTCACCTTGTCGAAAGGGCAGAGCCAGCGGCTCAGCTTGGCTCGTACGCTTTTGAACGATCCGGCGGTGCTTATACTGGATGAACCGGCGGCCGGCTTGGATCCCAAGGCTCGGGTGGAGCTCAAGCGCCTGGTGCGTTTGCTCGCTTCGATGGGCAAGACTCTGTTTATCAGTTCACACATCCTCTCGGAGCTGGATGAGGTTTGCGATAGCTTGCTCTTCATAGAAAACGGGAAGATCCTTTTCCAAGGCAAGTCGGACGATTTGAAAGGGCATTCGGAGGAGCGTCTGCTTTTGGAAATCGAAACGGAAGGGGATCCTGCCGCTCTTTTGGCTTGGCTGCATTCCTCTCCCGCGGTGCAAGTCGACCGGGAGTCCGGAAAGACCTGCTTCGTATCCATCGATGCCACTACAACGAGTCGCAAGGAGCTCCTGCGTGACCTGATCAAGGACGATTTGCCGATTGTGGGATTCAGGAAAACGGAGCGAAAGCTCGAAGAAGCCTTCATCCATCATTTGAAGGTGGCGGGAGAAAGGAAGGTCGGATCATGA
- a CDS encoding ABC transporter permease has protein sequence MINRIIGIADAYVPSVVAKEIRQGLNGWGFLAQFYGVHAVLAFLTLAQMAVLTQGHEGNFLIERGVFWFMMGAYFLFLVPLMSINAVSSEKQGGTIELIRMTGLGARGVVWGKWAYQALFVLIVGVSVYPYIVLYHFVSGSDVVGESLMLLFLVIGSLVVLGISVGASGYGTNHFKSLVFVAVLLTLFFGGVGIYNNMIRRGTQLLGGEGLLLLLGVGGVLMVFMLEVGAARVGSRVDGHSFVIRLLGLLLLLVPLGLIGLDIFPEFCLAASFVVIIVVPWFALMEAPVMVPGPYRKYVRWGGIGRALGRFLFYPGWATGVVYSSVMLLIFVAGLFTCAHLDLADISRKDAMEMSYVFIAIATIPFQVCLVRAIFQKHETDWAISKVIVVNVALVLSAFGMGIVKVFFGIDLTPWTSFIPSNALIYSFFGAFSHGSDFGAHQFVAALGQFVIALSLILMGQRYWSRYEGLEARALEINRSRATKGRAR, from the coding sequence ATGATAAACAGAATCATAGGGATTGCGGACGCGTACGTCCCCTCTGTCGTAGCCAAGGAGATACGGCAAGGTCTCAACGGCTGGGGCTTCCTGGCTCAGTTTTATGGAGTGCACGCGGTCCTGGCCTTTTTGACTTTGGCTCAGATGGCGGTGCTCACGCAGGGACATGAGGGAAACTTCCTCATCGAGCGTGGCGTTTTCTGGTTCATGATGGGAGCCTACTTCCTGTTCCTCGTCCCTCTAATGAGCATCAATGCGGTTTCTTCGGAGAAGCAGGGCGGAACGATCGAGTTGATTCGTATGACGGGATTGGGGGCTCGCGGGGTAGTATGGGGGAAGTGGGCCTATCAAGCCTTGTTTGTCTTGATTGTGGGCGTATCCGTTTATCCTTACATTGTTCTGTATCACTTCGTGTCGGGAAGCGATGTCGTGGGGGAGAGCCTTATGCTGCTTTTCTTGGTTATCGGATCCTTGGTTGTTCTTGGTATCTCGGTGGGTGCCTCTGGCTATGGAACGAATCACTTCAAGTCACTGGTATTCGTAGCGGTTTTGCTGACCTTGTTTTTCGGCGGGGTTGGGATCTACAACAACATGATTCGTCGGGGAACCCAGCTGCTGGGCGGAGAAGGCTTGCTGCTTTTGCTCGGGGTGGGGGGCGTGCTGATGGTCTTCATGCTGGAGGTAGGTGCCGCCCGGGTGGGTTCCAGAGTGGATGGGCATTCTTTTGTCATTCGCTTGCTCGGACTCTTGTTGCTGCTTGTTCCGCTAGGCTTGATAGGCTTGGATATCTTTCCCGAGTTTTGCCTGGCTGCATCTTTCGTGGTGATCATCGTGGTACCCTGGTTTGCCCTCATGGAAGCGCCGGTAATGGTTCCAGGGCCCTATCGCAAGTACGTGCGTTGGGGCGGCATTGGGCGGGCATTGGGGCGATTCCTTTTCTATCCGGGGTGGGCGACGGGGGTCGTTTATTCAAGCGTGATGCTGTTGATCTTCGTGGCCGGACTCTTTACCTGCGCCCATCTGGATTTGGCGGATATTTCGCGGAAGGATGCGATGGAAATGAGTTACGTGTTCATCGCGATCGCTACGATCCCGTTTCAGGTTTGTTTGGTGCGGGCGATCTTTCAGAAGCATGAAACGGATTGGGCAATCTCGAAGGTGATCGTCGTCAACGTTGCCCTCGTCTTGTCCGCTTTCGGCATGGGGATCGTAAAGGTCTTTTTCGGAATCGACCTCACGCCGTGGACTTCCTTCATTCCGAGCAACGCTCTTATCTATTCCTTTTTCGGTGCCTTCAGTCATGGCTCCGACTTCGGCGCCCACCAATTTGTTGCGGCTTTGGGGCAGTTCGTGATCGCCTTGTCGCTCATCTTGATGGGGCAGCGGTATTGGAGTCGCTACGAGGGCCTGGAGGCGAGGGCGCTTGAAATCAATCGCTCGCGTGCGACCAAGGGCCGTGCCCGATGA
- a CDS encoding DUF58 domain-containing protein: MIEAEDLSELLRERWAKGSGLARKYRLNLRQPKVSGANGNWLGVGIGSSVDFQDHRPYAVGDDPRYINWQAYARSGEYTMKLYRDEVSPSVDLVLDASDSMGLSREKLGAAMELFYFCVESAVGQGAALKCYLLDEAGCRFLSLESLRGASWLELKGSQSRGLVPKFEAIPWRAQSARILISDFLYPGMPSELLSRFGMSASWKALLRVYSEAEANPDWNGGMKLVDSETAAERILYCDQAFLKSYRNNYDKHFSLWDEYAQRNAVAYFSVKDEDLLGEQLANSGILSGLIAV, encoded by the coding sequence ATGATAGAGGCCGAGGACTTGTCAGAATTGTTGCGGGAGCGCTGGGCGAAAGGCTCGGGGCTGGCTCGCAAGTACCGATTGAACTTGCGGCAGCCGAAAGTATCCGGCGCCAACGGAAACTGGTTGGGGGTAGGCATTGGCAGCTCGGTGGATTTCCAGGACCATCGTCCCTATGCGGTGGGAGACGACCCGCGCTACATCAATTGGCAGGCCTATGCTCGTTCCGGGGAATATACCATGAAGCTCTACCGCGATGAGGTGAGCCCTTCTGTGGACCTGGTGTTGGACGCTTCCGATTCCATGGGCCTTAGCCGGGAGAAGTTGGGCGCCGCCATGGAGCTTTTCTATTTCTGCGTGGAGAGCGCGGTGGGGCAAGGAGCGGCACTCAAGTGTTACTTGCTCGATGAAGCAGGTTGCCGATTCCTCAGCTTGGAATCATTGCGGGGCGCTTCCTGGCTTGAGCTCAAGGGGAGTCAAAGCAGGGGATTGGTGCCTAAGTTTGAGGCGATCCCCTGGCGCGCCCAATCCGCCCGTATCCTGATTTCGGACTTCTTGTATCCCGGCATGCCGAGCGAGCTGCTGAGTCGCTTCGGCATGAGCGCCTCTTGGAAAGCGTTGCTTCGCGTCTATTCTGAAGCGGAGGCGAATCCCGACTGGAACGGAGGGATGAAGTTGGTCGACAGCGAAACGGCTGCCGAGCGGATTCTCTATTGCGACCAGGCTTTTTTGAAGTCGTATCGAAATAACTACGACAAGCATTTCTCGTTGTGGGATGAATACGCACAAAGAAATGCGGTGGCGTACTTTAGCGTTAAGGACGAGGACCTGCTGGGCGAGCAACTGGCGAACTCGGGGATTTTGAGTGGCTTGATCGCGGTATGA
- a CDS encoding FKBP-type peptidyl-prolyl cis-trans isomerase has translation MKTLSLFCAIAVCWGASAQSDELALDYMPPAHAEQVATLMPGAVEIGGGVRFLELEAGEGPKIVSGDRVEAIYTGRLLDGSIFNQKTGKWHTYRFTVGAEPRQIIQGWEIAMPYMQNGGKYMVAIPSQFAYKDKGRYGQVPPYATVTFEITILDVN, from the coding sequence ATGAAAACCCTGTCTCTATTTTGCGCGATTGCTGTTTGTTGGGGGGCGTCTGCCCAGTCCGATGAGCTTGCCTTGGACTATATGCCGCCTGCTCATGCGGAGCAGGTGGCGACTCTCATGCCGGGAGCGGTGGAGATCGGGGGTGGTGTTCGCTTCCTGGAGCTTGAAGCGGGCGAGGGGCCGAAGATCGTTTCGGGCGATCGAGTGGAGGCGATTTACACAGGGCGCTTGCTGGACGGGAGCATTTTTAATCAAAAGACGGGCAAGTGGCACACCTATCGATTCACGGTGGGGGCGGAGCCGCGTCAGATCATTCAGGGCTGGGAAATCGCCATGCCCTACATGCAGAACGGGGGGAAGTACATGGTGGCGATCCCGTCTCAGTTCGCTTACAAGGACAAGGGCCGCTACGGGCAGGTGCCGCCGTATGCCACGGTGACGTTTGAGATCACGATCTTGGACGTCAATTGA
- a CDS encoding c-type cytochrome, with amino-acid sequence MKYRNSKIAALLAALLLAACGRQVDSPQGFRLPDGDPVAGREAFVTMGCVQCHTVVGDSLPEPEIPRSLHVQLGGETHRVKTYAQLVTSIIHPSHAIKDKNVADYEDPSGKSLMPDLTPYLTVKQLVDITQYLQPHYKVVFPEYTRDGLYYQ; translated from the coding sequence ATGAAATATCGAAACAGCAAAATAGCCGCCCTGCTCGCCGCGCTCCTGCTGGCTGCTTGCGGACGCCAAGTAGACTCGCCGCAAGGCTTTCGACTCCCCGATGGGGATCCCGTCGCCGGCCGCGAAGCCTTCGTAACGATGGGTTGCGTGCAATGCCACACCGTGGTGGGAGACAGCCTGCCCGAACCAGAGATTCCGCGCAGCCTGCATGTACAACTGGGAGGTGAAACGCACCGCGTAAAAACCTACGCTCAGCTCGTCACCTCGATCATCCACCCCTCGCACGCGATCAAGGACAAGAACGTGGCCGACTATGAGGACCCGAGCGGCAAATCGCTCATGCCTGACCTCACTCCCTACCTGACGGTCAAGCAACTGGTAGACATCACCCAGTATCTGCAGCCTCACTACAAAGTCGTCTTCCCCGAATACACCCGCGACGGCCTGTACTACCAATAA
- a CDS encoding endo-1,4-beta-xylanase: MTRMSKTRTARTYLSTRLRRSSFLFVLLLAVDLHAQTRATIVEAESGTLGNQMVQTTVDGVTGIAPSTDLINSGNPGSTARTASYSVTFPNAGNYWLYARVHVGSGGASDDSFFYGNGFGSKSPTTNGDWIQVNNIASGVGRTAAGEVLDGQGGAGSQVWKWINLTLLNSGTPFTVPDGALTQTFALGARENGLTIDKFAFGPSIYDYTVGNLDNDEPGSTSSRQPDIEDVPYDPTGLPLATGKAKFLGSVYSGSQIANFEHYFNQVTPENAGKWGSVEGTRDQMNWTGLDNAYNFAKDNGYKFRFHVLTWGAQQPNWINDLSPTEQREEIEEWIQAVATRYPDIDYVEVTNEPLNQRPDGGDTGVVSGRANYIDALGGTGETGWDWLLESFRIAREAFGPDTPLMINEYGIIGNPSAVDNYLGIIDLLIAEDLIDVIGFQGHAFSTRGPSAALMTQTLDTLASRGLPLMATELDIDGSSDTIQLAEYQRVFPVIWEHPAMLGITLWGYRPGLWRDDQRAYLVLGQGAERPAMTWLREYIAESSVLSFGNYLAQRLLDPAEHGIADDFDKDGLPTGIEYLLGLDPTKPDAEQPWSWPDGLPRLQLTLSADADEGRLEIQRSPDLSTWTTVGSYDLQLREADGVTVDTNGAAPVLTFAGPPGGSSHSSEFYRFVFVRDSD; this comes from the coding sequence ATGACACGCATGTCCAAGACCCGCACTGCTAGAACATACCTGTCCACACGTTTACGCCGCTCAAGCTTCCTTTTCGTGCTCCTCCTCGCTGTCGACCTCCATGCTCAGACTCGGGCCACCATTGTCGAAGCCGAGAGCGGCACCTTGGGAAACCAGATGGTCCAGACAACCGTGGATGGTGTTACGGGGATCGCCCCGAGCACCGACCTCATCAATTCGGGCAACCCGGGCTCGACTGCCCGAACAGCCAGCTACAGCGTCACCTTTCCCAACGCAGGCAACTACTGGCTGTACGCCCGCGTCCACGTCGGCAGCGGAGGCGCCTCCGACGACAGCTTCTTCTACGGCAATGGCTTCGGCTCCAAATCCCCGACCACCAATGGAGACTGGATTCAGGTCAACAACATCGCCTCGGGCGTCGGCCGCACAGCTGCCGGCGAGGTTCTCGACGGCCAAGGCGGAGCCGGCAGCCAAGTCTGGAAGTGGATCAACCTCACCCTCCTGAACAGCGGTACCCCGTTCACGGTGCCGGATGGCGCCCTGACCCAGACCTTCGCCCTAGGGGCCCGCGAGAATGGACTGACGATCGACAAGTTCGCCTTCGGCCCGTCGATCTACGACTACACGGTCGGCAACCTCGACAACGACGAGCCCGGCTCCACCAGCAGCCGCCAGCCCGACATCGAAGACGTGCCCTACGATCCCACTGGCCTACCGCTCGCGACCGGAAAAGCAAAGTTCCTCGGCAGCGTCTACAGCGGCTCCCAGATCGCGAACTTCGAGCACTACTTCAATCAAGTAACGCCCGAAAACGCCGGCAAGTGGGGCAGCGTCGAAGGCACCCGCGACCAGATGAACTGGACCGGCCTCGACAACGCTTACAACTTTGCCAAGGACAACGGCTACAAGTTCCGCTTCCACGTTCTAACTTGGGGGGCCCAGCAACCCAACTGGATCAACGACCTTTCACCTACCGAGCAACGGGAAGAGATCGAAGAATGGATCCAGGCCGTCGCCACTCGCTACCCCGATATCGACTACGTCGAAGTCACCAACGAACCGCTGAACCAGCGCCCCGACGGGGGCGATACCGGCGTGGTCTCCGGACGGGCCAACTACATCGATGCCCTCGGCGGAACAGGCGAAACCGGATGGGACTGGCTCCTCGAATCCTTCCGCATCGCTCGCGAAGCTTTCGGTCCGGACACCCCGCTCATGATCAACGAGTACGGGATCATCGGAAATCCTAGCGCCGTTGATAACTATCTCGGAATCATCGACCTGCTGATCGCCGAAGACCTTATCGACGTCATCGGTTTCCAGGGCCACGCCTTCAGCACCCGGGGTCCCTCTGCCGCACTCATGACCCAAACTTTGGATACACTAGCAAGCCGAGGGCTGCCGCTCATGGCCACGGAGCTCGACATCGACGGCAGCTCCGACACCATCCAGCTCGCCGAATACCAACGCGTATTTCCAGTCATTTGGGAGCATCCGGCCATGCTCGGGATAACACTCTGGGGCTACCGTCCGGGCCTATGGCGCGACGACCAGCGTGCCTACCTCGTTCTCGGACAGGGAGCCGAGCGCCCGGCTATGACCTGGCTGCGCGAATACATCGCCGAGAGCAGCGTACTCAGCTTCGGCAACTACCTCGCCCAGCGCCTACTCGATCCGGCCGAACACGGTATCGCCGACGACTTCGACAAGGACGGCCTGCCCACCGGCATCGAGTACCTACTCGGGCTCGACCCGACCAAGCCCGACGCGGAACAGCCGTGGTCTTGGCCCGATGGTCTGCCTCGACTCCAGCTCACCCTCTCCGCCGATGCCGACGAAGGCAGGCTCGAGATCCAACGCAGCCCTGACCTCTCCACTTGGACGACCGTCGGGAGCTACGACCTTCAGCTACGCGAGGCGGACGGCGTCACCGTCGACACCAACGGAGCAGCTCCCGTTCTCACCTTCGCTGGGCCACCAGGCGGCAGTAGCCACAGCTCCGAATTCTACCGCTTCGTCTTCGTACGCGATTCGGATTAG
- a CDS encoding VPDSG-CTERM sorting domain-containing protein translates to MKAFSKFLSLLAVVGLASSAQAITIGNDAIDRTHGDGFSNFSMALLTEVVPAGGAYLTGWETYIEYGAQGNMALLFLEDKGSNNYEVKFVDERTVALGLNSFSASGALDAGWIMGIWMGTAKVSFDYVSGPDTTFTANGVLGSAPTVGQTVAYTGNITDRVYSINATVPDAGATISLLGIGLIGLAAVSRRKSR, encoded by the coding sequence ATGAAAGCTTTCTCTAAATTCCTCTCTCTCCTCGCCGTGGTCGGTTTGGCCAGCAGCGCTCAAGCGATCACGATCGGAAACGACGCAATCGACCGCACGCACGGCGACGGCTTCTCCAACTTCTCCATGGCGCTCCTCACTGAGGTCGTTCCAGCAGGAGGAGCTTATCTCACCGGCTGGGAGACTTACATCGAATATGGCGCCCAAGGCAACATGGCTCTCCTCTTCCTCGAAGACAAAGGCTCCAACAACTACGAAGTTAAGTTTGTCGACGAACGCACGGTAGCACTCGGCCTCAACAGCTTCTCTGCTTCCGGAGCGCTAGACGCCGGATGGATCATGGGAATCTGGATGGGAACCGCCAAGGTGTCCTTCGACTACGTCTCTGGTCCCGACACGACATTCACCGCCAACGGCGTTCTCGGAAGCGCTCCAACCGTCGGACAAACCGTCGCCTATACCGGCAACATCACCGACCGCGTCTACTCAATCAATGCGACGGTCCCCGATGCGGGAGCGACCATCAGCCTTCTCGGCATCGGACTCATCGGCCTCGCTGCTGTCAGTCGCCGTAAAAGCCGCTAA
- a CDS encoding AAA family ATPase produces the protein MSSASTPSPITEGRAQAIQTKLRALTGALNQVLFGQARTVELVVVALLARGHVLLEGLPGLGKTELVKALSKAIQLKQNRVQFTPDLLPGDITGNPVLQESPSGERSFVFQEGPLFAELLLADEINRASPKTQSALLEAMQERSVSVFGTSHRLPEPFFVFATQNPIELEGTYPLPEAQIDRFLFKLSMERGDRSVIEKIVQHRDLGGEVTVEQVMTREELLEASSLTREVFLPPAVVAYIARLVEATHVGNSKAADGVRFGCSPRAAISLAASARARALLNGRVYSNFEDVEALAIPVLQHRIIMDYQARVEGVNGATVVNRLLEEISPDGVDLPESLKSAKL, from the coding sequence ATGAGTAGCGCTAGCACCCCAAGTCCCATCACGGAAGGCCGAGCCCAGGCGATCCAAACGAAACTGCGAGCTCTCACGGGAGCCCTCAATCAAGTGCTCTTCGGGCAGGCCCGGACAGTGGAGCTGGTAGTGGTGGCCTTGCTGGCTCGCGGTCATGTATTGCTGGAAGGACTACCGGGCTTGGGCAAGACGGAGCTGGTGAAAGCCTTGTCGAAGGCGATTCAGCTGAAGCAGAACCGGGTGCAATTCACGCCTGACCTCTTGCCGGGCGACATCACCGGAAACCCGGTCTTGCAGGAGTCGCCAAGCGGCGAGCGAAGTTTCGTTTTTCAGGAAGGTCCTCTTTTCGCGGAGCTGCTGCTCGCAGACGAAATCAATCGAGCTTCGCCCAAGACCCAATCGGCCTTGTTGGAAGCGATGCAGGAGCGAAGCGTGTCGGTCTTCGGCACGAGCCATCGCTTGCCGGAGCCGTTCTTCGTTTTTGCGACCCAGAATCCTATCGAGCTGGAAGGTACCTATCCGCTGCCGGAAGCCCAGATCGACCGCTTCCTGTTCAAGCTTTCCATGGAGCGGGGCGATCGCTCGGTGATCGAAAAGATCGTGCAGCATCGCGACTTGGGCGGAGAGGTGACGGTCGAGCAAGTAATGACGAGGGAGGAGCTGCTGGAGGCCAGTTCCTTGACCCGCGAAGTTTTTCTGCCGCCTGCGGTGGTGGCCTACATCGCTCGCCTCGTGGAGGCTACCCACGTGGGAAATTCCAAGGCGGCGGATGGGGTGCGCTTTGGTTGCAGTCCGAGAGCGGCCATCAGCTTGGCAGCGTCGGCCCGGGCAAGAGCTCTACTGAATGGGAGAGTGTATTCGAATTTCGAGGACGTGGAGGCCTTGGCGATTCCCGTGCTGCAGCATCGCATTATCATGGACTATCAAGCCAGGGTAGAGGGGGTAAACGGCGCGACGGTGGTAAATCGCTTGCTTGAAGAGATTTCGCCAGATGGGGTGGATCTGCCCGAATCGCTCAAATCAGCTAAGCTGTAA
- a CDS encoding RluA family pseudouridine synthase — protein sequence MRSLDIASHVLAQHHPLVVLNKPYDWPTTGRSLDDDDCVQYHLIQHFGQMVWAVHQLDADTSGVCLFSLDKQLVTDLQAIWNTPGMSKQYCCIVKGEPNWERIDETSPIGKVDERSLGVTPDGKSAHTRFQVLDRNNGYALLQAKLFTGRTHQIRIHLSHLGYPLLGEEWYSNPPCTLHPRQALHATRIQFPDTAPLEKKEFRAPIAQDLQNLLQRLKLAQPM from the coding sequence ATGCGCTCGCTCGATATAGCCTCCCACGTCCTCGCCCAGCACCACCCTCTCGTAGTGCTGAACAAGCCCTACGACTGGCCCACTACCGGCCGCTCGCTGGACGACGACGATTGCGTGCAGTACCATCTGATCCAGCACTTCGGGCAAATGGTCTGGGCCGTGCACCAGCTCGACGCCGATACCTCCGGCGTGTGTCTCTTCTCCCTCGACAAGCAGCTCGTCACCGACCTGCAAGCCATCTGGAACACCCCCGGCATGAGCAAGCAGTACTGCTGCATCGTCAAAGGCGAACCCAACTGGGAGCGCATCGACGAAACCTCCCCCATCGGCAAGGTCGACGAACGCAGCCTCGGCGTTACCCCCGACGGCAAATCCGCCCACACCCGCTTCCAAGTCCTCGACCGGAACAATGGCTACGCCCTCCTGCAAGCCAAGCTTTTCACCGGACGCACCCACCAAATCCGCATCCACCTCTCCCATCTCGGCTACCCCCTGCTCGGCGAAGAATGGTACAGCAATCCCCCCTGCACCCTGCACCCCAGGCAAGCCCTCCACGCCACCCGCATCCAGTTTCCCGATACAGCTCCCCTGGAAAAAAAAGAGTTCCGCGCCCCCATTGCCCAGGACCTGCAAAATCTCCTCCAGCGCCTGAAGCTTGCCCAGCCCATGTAG